The proteins below are encoded in one region of Paenisporosarcina cavernae:
- the carB gene encoding carbamoyl-phosphate synthase large subunit gives MPKRQDIQSILVIGSGPIVIGQAAEFDYAGTQACLALKEEGYRVILINSNPATIMTDTEIADKVYIEPITLDFVSRILRKEMPDAILPTLGGQTGLNMAIELDESGILKELGIEILGTKLHAIHQAEDRDLFRRLMSELNEPVPESEIVHTIAEALEFTDQIGYPVIVRPAFTLGGTGGGICNNEEELRETVASGLKYSPVTQCLLEKSIAGFKEIEYEVMRDANDQAIVVCNMENIDPVGIHTGDSIVVAPSQTLSDREYQMLRNVSLKIIRALKIEGGCNVQLALDPHSFQYYIIEVNPRVSRSSALASKATGYPIAKLAAKIAVGLTLDEMKNPVTNTSYACFEPALDYVVAKIPRWPFDKFESAKRNLGTQMKATGEVMSIGRNFEEAILKAVRSLETGQTHLQLKKGHEHSMEWIEKRIRRAGDERLFFIGEALRRGISIDEIHDWSQIDRFFLHKFHKIVALEKALEDAPFDVDLTTKAKKIGYSDDTLATLWNTTAKEVYDFRKNHQLQPVYKMVDTCAAEFESTTPYFYGTYEEENESIRTDKKSVIVLGSGPIRIGQGVEFDYATVHSVWAIKEAGYEAIIINNNPETVSTDFSISDKLYFEPLTIEDVMHIVDLEQPEGVIVQFGGQTAINLAAGLQERGVKILGTSLEDLDRAENRNKFEQTLRDIDIPQPLGKTAISAEEAITIGNSIGYPVLVRPSYVLGGRAMEIVYNETELAHYMTNAVEASPEHPVLIDKYLTGVEIEVDAISDGEQVCIPGIMEHIERAGVHSGDSIAVYPPQSLSTSQVETLVDYTTRLAKGLKIKGLLNIQYVISEGQVYVIEVNPRSSRTVPFLSKITHIPMANVATKVILGKKLSEQNVPTGLAPIQPGVFVKVPVFSFAKLRRVDITLGPEMKSTGEVMGKDITLEKALYKGLVAAGMEIKDHGSVLLTISDKDKKEALEIARRFADIGFSLLATEGTANNLRQAGITVKTVQKIGEEGHTLLDVIQQGEASLVINTLTKGKQPERDGFRIRREAVENGIACLTSLDTASALLKVIESMTFQTMEMTSKGATH, from the coding sequence GTGCCTAAACGTCAAGATATTCAAAGTATATTAGTAATTGGATCGGGACCGATTGTGATTGGACAAGCGGCAGAATTTGACTATGCAGGAACACAAGCTTGTCTTGCATTAAAAGAAGAAGGTTACCGCGTCATTTTAATTAATTCCAATCCGGCAACGATTATGACCGATACGGAAATTGCAGATAAAGTGTATATAGAACCGATTACGCTGGATTTTGTTAGTCGAATTTTACGAAAAGAAATGCCGGATGCGATTCTTCCTACATTAGGTGGGCAAACAGGCTTAAATATGGCAATTGAACTAGATGAGAGTGGCATCCTAAAAGAATTAGGAATTGAAATTTTAGGAACAAAATTACACGCTATTCACCAAGCAGAAGACCGGGATTTGTTTCGCCGATTAATGAGTGAACTAAATGAGCCTGTTCCTGAAAGTGAAATTGTGCATACAATTGCAGAAGCGCTCGAATTCACGGACCAAATTGGTTACCCTGTCATTGTTCGCCCAGCTTTTACACTCGGAGGAACAGGTGGAGGAATTTGCAACAATGAAGAAGAACTTCGGGAAACGGTGGCTAGTGGGTTAAAATATAGTCCCGTCACACAATGTTTACTCGAAAAGTCGATCGCAGGATTTAAAGAAATTGAATATGAAGTAATGAGAGATGCAAATGATCAAGCGATTGTTGTATGTAACATGGAGAATATTGACCCAGTAGGCATTCACACGGGAGATTCCATTGTAGTTGCACCTAGTCAAACGCTGTCTGACAGAGAGTACCAAATGTTACGTAACGTATCGTTGAAAATTATTCGTGCCCTCAAAATCGAAGGTGGATGTAATGTTCAATTAGCTTTAGACCCTCATAGTTTTCAATATTACATTATTGAAGTAAATCCGCGAGTTAGTCGTTCTTCGGCGCTCGCTTCAAAAGCAACCGGGTATCCTATTGCAAAACTTGCTGCAAAAATTGCGGTTGGTTTAACGTTAGACGAAATGAAAAATCCTGTCACGAATACGAGCTACGCTTGTTTTGAACCGGCTCTTGATTATGTTGTCGCGAAAATACCAAGATGGCCATTTGATAAGTTTGAATCAGCAAAACGAAACTTAGGAACGCAAATGAAAGCGACAGGCGAAGTTATGTCGATTGGAAGAAATTTTGAAGAAGCCATCTTAAAAGCAGTCCGTTCACTAGAGACTGGTCAAACACATCTCCAGTTAAAAAAAGGTCATGAACATAGCATGGAATGGATTGAAAAGAGAATCCGTCGAGCAGGAGATGAACGATTGTTCTTTATCGGAGAAGCACTTCGTCGAGGGATTTCTATTGATGAAATTCACGACTGGAGCCAAATCGATCGATTCTTTTTACACAAGTTTCATAAAATCGTCGCTCTGGAAAAAGCATTAGAAGATGCGCCTTTTGATGTGGACTTGACAACAAAAGCAAAAAAGATAGGTTACTCGGATGATACGTTAGCAACCTTATGGAATACGACAGCAAAAGAAGTCTATGATTTCCGTAAAAATCATCAGCTACAGCCTGTCTACAAAATGGTGGATACGTGTGCTGCAGAATTTGAGAGCACAACCCCATACTTTTACGGTACTTACGAAGAAGAAAACGAATCAATTCGAACAGATAAAAAAAGTGTCATCGTTCTTGGTTCAGGACCAATTCGTATAGGACAAGGTGTAGAGTTCGACTATGCGACGGTTCACTCCGTTTGGGCAATTAAAGAAGCGGGATACGAAGCAATTATTATTAACAATAACCCAGAAACAGTTTCTACTGATTTCTCCATTTCAGATAAATTATATTTCGAGCCGCTTACCATTGAAGATGTTATGCACATCGTGGATTTAGAACAACCAGAAGGCGTCATCGTCCAATTTGGTGGACAGACGGCGATCAATTTAGCAGCAGGTTTACAAGAACGAGGCGTAAAGATTTTAGGTACATCGCTAGAAGATTTAGATCGTGCAGAAAACAGGAATAAGTTTGAGCAAACGCTTCGGGATATTGACATTCCACAGCCACTTGGAAAAACAGCAATTTCTGCTGAAGAAGCTATCACAATCGGAAATTCCATTGGCTATCCAGTACTCGTCCGTCCGTCGTATGTTCTTGGAGGAAGAGCAATGGAGATTGTCTACAATGAGACGGAACTTGCTCATTATATGACTAATGCGGTCGAAGCAAGTCCGGAACACCCCGTACTCATTGACAAGTATTTAACGGGAGTTGAAATCGAAGTAGACGCTATTTCTGATGGAGAACAGGTATGTATTCCAGGAATTATGGAACATATTGAACGCGCAGGAGTTCACTCGGGTGATTCGATTGCAGTCTATCCACCTCAATCACTTAGTACTTCCCAAGTCGAGACTTTAGTGGATTATACGACAAGGCTAGCAAAAGGATTAAAGATTAAAGGGCTATTAAATATCCAGTATGTTATTTCCGAAGGACAAGTATATGTCATTGAAGTAAACCCTCGTTCGAGTAGAACGGTTCCGTTTTTAAGCAAAATTACGCATATTCCGATGGCAAACGTTGCAACGAAAGTCATTTTAGGAAAAAAACTTTCGGAACAAAACGTGCCTACTGGTCTTGCTCCAATTCAGCCGGGAGTGTTTGTAAAAGTACCGGTCTTTAGTTTTGCAAAACTTCGTCGTGTGGACATTACGCTTGGACCGGAAATGAAATCGACGGGGGAAGTAATGGGGAAAGATATCACGCTAGAAAAAGCATTGTACAAAGGATTAGTCGCTGCTGGAATGGAAATTAAAGATCACGGATCGGTGCTGCTTACCATTTCCGACAAAGATAAAAAAGAAGCACTAGAAATCGCGAGACGTTTTGCGGACATTGGTTTTTCCCTTCTTGCGACAGAAGGTACTGCGAATAATCTCCGTCAAGCAGGAATTACGGTGAAAACCGTTCAAAAAATCGGAGAAGAAGGACATACACTTCTAGATGTGATCCAACAAGGAGAAGCAAGTTTAGTCATTAATACGTTGACGAAAGGAAAACAACCAGAGCGGGATGGTTTCCGAATTCGTCGAGAAGCAGTTGAAAATGGGATTGCTTGCTTAACTTCACTCGACACAGCTTCTGCACTATTAAAAGTCATTGAGTCCATGACATTCCAAACGATGGAAATGACTTCCAAGGGGGCAACGCATTGA
- a CDS encoding dihydroorotate dehydrogenase electron transfer subunit, whose protein sequence is MIRQERMQIVRHKQLAENIFELTCIGQLVSEMKEPGQFVHVRVSDSYEPLLRRPISIASIDRETLEFTMIYRADGRGTTLLSRKQVGEELDVLGPLGHGFPLHHDEKGSTVLLVGGGIGVPPLYELSKRLNENGIQTIHVLGFLTESVVFYEEKFRALGETIVCTIDGSRGTKGFVTDAIEVLPANFQTYYACGPTPMLRALQHQMPTIPGFLSFEERMGCGIGACFACVCKTESLPDKEYVKICSDGPVFPAGVISL, encoded by the coding sequence TTGATTCGACAAGAGCGGATGCAAATTGTCCGGCACAAACAACTCGCAGAAAACATTTTTGAGTTGACGTGTATTGGCCAACTTGTTTCAGAAATGAAAGAACCTGGACAATTTGTGCATGTACGAGTGTCCGATTCCTATGAACCATTACTTCGGAGACCAATCAGTATAGCTTCCATTGATCGAGAAACGTTAGAATTCACTATGATTTATCGAGCGGATGGTCGAGGAACAACGTTGCTTTCACGAAAGCAAGTGGGAGAAGAATTAGACGTCTTAGGTCCGCTCGGACATGGGTTCCCGCTCCATCACGACGAAAAAGGTTCAACTGTACTTTTAGTAGGAGGAGGAATTGGAGTTCCACCACTCTATGAGCTTTCCAAACGCTTAAACGAAAATGGAATCCAAACGATTCATGTATTGGGATTTCTAACAGAGTCCGTCGTTTTTTACGAAGAAAAATTTCGTGCACTAGGTGAGACGATTGTTTGCACCATAGATGGCTCTCGAGGAACAAAAGGGTTTGTGACAGATGCGATTGAAGTACTACCAGCTAATTTTCAAACGTATTATGCATGTGGACCAACTCCAATGCTTCGTGCACTTCAACATCAGATGCCAACTATTCCGGGATTCTTATCATTCGAAGAACGAATGGGATGTGGCATAGGTGCATGTTTTGCTTGTGTCTGTAAAACAGAATCTTTACCGGATAAAGAATATGTGAAAATTTGTTCGGATGGCCCAGTATTTCCTGCGGGGGTGATTTCCCTATGA
- a CDS encoding dihydroorotate dehydrogenase, with protein MNRLSVSLPGLELKNPIMPASGCFGFGREYANLYDLSLLGSIMIKATTFETRLGNPTPRVAETSSGMLNAIGLQNPGLQKVLTEELPFLAQYDIPIIANVAGTLTEDYVEVAKHISAAPNVHALELNISCPNVKCGGITFGTDPVVAAELTAAVKEVSSVPVYVKLSPNVTDITTIAKAVEEAGADGITMINTLLGMRVDERTGKPVLANKTGGLSGPSVKPVAIRMVYEVRQAVSIPIIGMGGVASTQDVIDFMSVGADAVAVGTANFVDPFICPTIIEELPDYLDALGVAHISELVGRAHR; from the coding sequence ATGAATCGATTAAGTGTTTCATTGCCAGGGTTAGAATTAAAAAATCCAATTATGCCTGCTTCAGGATGCTTCGGATTCGGTAGAGAATATGCTAATTTATATGATTTGTCCTTATTAGGGTCCATTATGATTAAAGCCACAACATTCGAAACGCGTCTTGGAAATCCAACACCACGTGTAGCAGAAACATCGAGTGGGATGTTAAATGCGATCGGATTACAAAATCCTGGTTTACAAAAAGTCTTAACGGAGGAGCTACCATTCTTAGCTCAATACGACATCCCGATTATTGCCAATGTGGCTGGAACACTAACAGAAGATTACGTGGAAGTGGCGAAACACATTTCAGCAGCACCAAATGTACATGCGTTAGAATTAAATATTTCTTGTCCCAATGTAAAATGTGGAGGTATTACATTTGGAACTGATCCGGTAGTTGCAGCGGAATTAACGGCAGCGGTAAAAGAAGTATCCTCCGTCCCGGTCTACGTCAAATTATCTCCAAATGTAACGGATATTACCACTATTGCGAAAGCGGTTGAAGAAGCAGGCGCAGATGGAATTACGATGATTAATACATTACTTGGGATGCGTGTTGACGAACGAACAGGTAAACCAGTGTTAGCAAATAAAACGGGAGGATTATCAGGACCTTCTGTTAAACCAGTGGCAATTCGCATGGTTTATGAAGTACGACAAGCGGTTTCCATTCCTATCATTGGAATGGGGGGAGTTGCTTCAACACAAGATGTTATTGATTTTATGTCCGTAGGGGCAGACGCAGTAGCTGTCGGAACGGCAAACTTCGTGGATCCGTTTATTTGCCCAACCATTATTGAAGAACTTCCAGACTATTTAGATGCATTAGGTGTAGCACATATTTCAGAGCTTGTAGGGAGGGCACATCGATGA
- the pyrF gene encoding orotidine-5'-phosphate decarboxylase, translating into MTRPIIVALDFATKEEAVQFLHSFSEPLFVKVGMELYYQEGPSVVRKLKALGHAVFLDLKLHDIPNTVYSAMKGLAKLGVDMVNVHAAGGIEMMQAAKRGLEDGLAEGSELPKLIAVTQLTSSSEELVRSEQKSELSLRDSVLHYAKLAQTAGLDGVVCSSLEADMLRENIGDDFLLVTPGIRLTEGNHHDQKRVATPNLAKQLGSSYIVVGRTITQDKNPVAAYRSVQNDWERD; encoded by the coding sequence ATGACACGTCCAATTATTGTGGCATTAGACTTTGCAACAAAAGAGGAAGCAGTGCAGTTTTTACACTCATTTTCGGAACCGCTATTTGTCAAAGTTGGAATGGAGCTTTATTACCAAGAAGGTCCTTCTGTTGTCCGGAAACTTAAAGCATTAGGACATGCCGTATTTCTAGATTTAAAGCTACATGACATTCCGAATACTGTGTATTCCGCCATGAAAGGACTTGCGAAACTAGGCGTGGATATGGTGAATGTGCACGCTGCTGGTGGGATAGAGATGATGCAAGCTGCAAAACGAGGACTAGAAGACGGTTTAGCAGAAGGAAGCGAACTGCCTAAACTGATTGCGGTGACACAACTTACGTCGAGTTCGGAAGAATTAGTTCGAAGTGAGCAAAAAAGTGAGTTATCCCTTCGAGACTCGGTGCTTCATTATGCAAAATTGGCCCAAACAGCGGGGTTAGATGGCGTTGTATGTTCTAGTTTGGAAGCAGATATGCTACGAGAAAACATAGGCGACGACTTCCTACTCGTCACACCAGGAATACGTCTAACTGAAGGAAATCACCACGACCAGAAACGTGTAGCGACGCCTAATTTAGCCAAACAATTAGGAAGTAGTTATATCGTCGTTGGTCGAACGATTACACAAGACAAGAATCCAGTAGCAGCATATCGTAGTGTGCAAAATGATTGGGAGCGTGACTGA
- the pyrE gene encoding orotate phosphoribosyltransferase: MTKETIARALLDVQAVELRPQDPFTWASGIKSPIYCDNRLTMSYPATRKEIASAMAEVISSYFSEVEVLAGTATAGIPHAAWVSDKMELPMVYVRSSAKKHGRGNQIEGRLVPGQKAVVIEDLISTGGSSIEAVRALQEAGCEVLGVVSIFSYGLDRAEEAFQELGIPSISLTDFETLSKEAIVSGAISSEDAEPLKEWHTKLRKGELV; encoded by the coding sequence ATGACGAAAGAAACAATTGCACGAGCATTACTGGACGTACAAGCGGTAGAATTGCGTCCACAAGATCCGTTTACATGGGCATCAGGAATTAAATCACCTATTTACTGTGATAACCGATTAACCATGTCGTATCCTGCTACACGGAAAGAAATTGCTTCCGCTATGGCAGAAGTCATCTCTTCCTACTTTTCTGAAGTGGAAGTGCTTGCTGGAACAGCAACAGCGGGAATACCACATGCCGCTTGGGTAAGCGATAAAATGGAACTACCGATGGTATATGTGCGTTCGAGTGCAAAAAAACACGGACGTGGAAATCAAATTGAAGGCAGATTAGTCCCGGGGCAAAAAGCAGTGGTGATCGAAGATTTAATCTCCACAGGTGGATCTAGTATTGAGGCTGTACGAGCTTTACAAGAAGCGGGTTGTGAAGTACTAGGTGTGGTATCGATCTTTTCGTATGGACTTGATCGAGCAGAAGAAGCATTTCAAGAATTAGGGATTCCGTCCATCTCCTTAACGGATTTTGAGACACTCTCCAAAGAGGCGATTGTATCTGGGGCTATTTCTTCGGAAGATGCAGAACCATTAAAAGAGTGGCATACAAAACTCCGAAAAGGGGAGTTAGTATAA
- a CDS encoding VOC family protein encodes MALTTSPIAAKVNNVFIHVSNLHDSVKWYSELLGLPMPEGKVESPVYNIPVTSTTGLTLDDHTFDPGFRFQAANHVLFNLYTENIDEAYDFLTSKGVEIVREIERFGDFAYFNFQDPDGNVLMICTN; translated from the coding sequence ATGGCACTCACCACTTCTCCAATTGCAGCAAAGGTAAACAATGTATTTATCCATGTATCGAATTTACATGATTCAGTAAAATGGTATAGTGAACTACTCGGATTGCCGATGCCAGAGGGAAAAGTGGAGTCACCGGTCTACAACATTCCAGTGACAAGCACTACGGGGTTGACGTTAGATGATCATACGTTTGATCCAGGGTTTCGGTTCCAAGCAGCAAACCACGTTTTATTTAACTTATATACAGAAAATATCGATGAAGCATATGACTTTTTAACATCAAAAGGTGTCGAGATTGTTCGAGAAATCGAACGATTCGGAGATTTTGCCTATTTTAATTTCCAAGATCCCGACGGAAATGTTCTGATGATCTGTACTAATTAG
- a CDS encoding Rqc2 family fibronectin-binding protein produces the protein MAFDGLFTKAMVSELQPLVSGRITKIHQPNQTEIVVQIRAAGSNHKVLFSIHPSYARIHITSEAIDNPPEPPMFCMLMRKHLEGGFISSITQHEMDRLIVFTIESSDEIGDKVTRELHIEIMGRHSNILLVDPKRNVLLDSLKHVSPSENRHRSLMPGATYVAPPSQHKLAPQDATKSDIESLLASEDSVNSVVATIAGFSKLHAEELVYQLRKSMNKYDTYQQFIASFDHKNPEGYYYQVGAKSIFSSIELSHLQVEPTKFATLGQLLDKIFFAKAERDRVKQQAGDLEKWLTNELAKLRLKSKKLQKERQSAEKLDTYKQKGELLTANIYQLEKGMTEATLLNYYEDDSPEVTIALDPRKTPVENAQAFYSKYNKAKTALIKTEEQLRKTSQDLEYLELIQQQLMHASTEDIREIREELAEEGWLKHRKSKQKKKASLPLPEKFVSTTGTPISVGKNNKQNDYVTFKLAKKSDLWLHTKDIPGSHVVIHHDNPDEETIIEAATLAAYFSKARESSSVPVDYTVIRQVKKPNGSKPGFVIYFEQKTVFVTPDEDVVRKLRKK, from the coding sequence ATGGCTTTTGACGGGTTATTTACTAAAGCGATGGTTTCGGAATTGCAACCACTTGTTTCGGGACGCATCACAAAGATTCACCAACCAAATCAAACAGAGATCGTCGTTCAAATTCGAGCAGCTGGTTCGAATCACAAAGTTTTATTCTCCATACATCCTTCTTATGCAAGGATTCACATAACATCGGAAGCAATTGACAATCCACCAGAGCCACCAATGTTTTGTATGTTGATGAGAAAACATTTAGAAGGCGGATTCATTTCCTCCATTACACAGCATGAGATGGACCGTTTAATTGTTTTTACGATTGAAAGCTCCGACGAGATTGGCGATAAAGTCACGCGAGAACTTCATATTGAAATTATGGGTCGACATAGCAACATATTGTTAGTCGATCCAAAGCGGAACGTATTACTCGATAGTTTAAAACATGTATCGCCGAGTGAAAACAGGCATCGTTCGCTTATGCCAGGCGCTACCTATGTGGCACCACCTTCCCAACATAAATTGGCACCACAAGATGCAACAAAATCAGATATTGAGTCACTTCTTGCGTCGGAGGATTCTGTTAACAGTGTCGTTGCAACTATTGCCGGATTTTCAAAACTACACGCAGAAGAGCTTGTGTATCAACTTCGTAAGTCAATGAACAAATATGACACGTACCAACAATTTATTGCGTCATTTGATCATAAAAATCCAGAAGGCTATTATTACCAAGTTGGTGCAAAGTCCATTTTTTCTTCGATTGAACTTTCACATTTACAGGTTGAACCGACTAAGTTTGCAACATTAGGTCAACTTCTCGATAAAATTTTCTTCGCAAAAGCGGAACGGGATCGCGTGAAACAACAAGCGGGAGATTTAGAAAAATGGTTAACAAATGAACTTGCCAAGCTTCGATTAAAAAGTAAGAAACTTCAAAAAGAACGACAATCAGCGGAAAAGTTGGATACCTACAAACAAAAAGGTGAATTATTAACTGCGAATATTTATCAGCTTGAAAAAGGAATGACAGAAGCAACACTTTTAAATTATTATGAGGACGATTCGCCAGAAGTGACCATCGCTCTGGATCCAAGAAAGACACCTGTTGAAAATGCACAAGCTTTTTATTCCAAATATAATAAAGCGAAAACGGCATTGATTAAAACAGAGGAACAACTTCGAAAAACATCGCAAGATTTAGAATATCTTGAACTGATTCAACAACAGTTGATGCATGCCTCTACAGAAGATATTCGTGAAATTCGCGAGGAGTTAGCTGAAGAAGGCTGGCTAAAACATCGCAAAAGCAAGCAGAAAAAGAAAGCATCATTGCCTCTTCCTGAAAAATTCGTGTCAACAACCGGCACTCCTATCTCAGTGGGAAAAAATAATAAGCAAAACGATTATGTGACGTTTAAGTTAGCGAAAAAAAGTGATCTTTGGCTTCATACAAAGGATATACCGGGTTCGCATGTCGTCATTCATCACGACAATCCAGATGAAGAGACCATTATAGAAGCTGCCACATTAGCTGCCTATTTCAGCAAAGCGCGAGAATCATCTTCTGTTCCCGTTGATTATACGGTTATACGTCAAGTGAAAAAACCAAATGGATCCAAACCAGGATTCGTCATTTACTTTGAACAAAAGACGGTTTTTGTCACGCCTGACGAAGATGTTGTAAGAAAATTACGGAAAAAATGA
- the gmk gene encoding guanylate kinase yields MQKERGILIVLSGPSGVGKGTVRKELFSTPDTNYEYSISMTTRQPRVGEVDGVDYFFQTHENFESLIQQGKLLEYASYVGNYYGTPLDYVNETLDSGRDVFLEIEVQGAAQVREKAPNALFIFLAPPSLSALEERLVGRGTETDDVIASRIQAAKQELEMMNLYDYVVENDEVTKACDRINAIVMAEHCRRERVEKRYYRMLEGK; encoded by the coding sequence ATGCAAAAAGAACGTGGAATTTTAATTGTTCTTTCCGGGCCTTCTGGCGTTGGAAAAGGAACAGTACGAAAAGAATTATTTTCAACACCGGATACAAATTATGAGTATTCCATTTCAATGACCACTCGCCAACCAAGAGTGGGGGAAGTAGATGGAGTCGATTATTTTTTCCAAACACATGAAAATTTTGAATCACTTATTCAACAAGGAAAGCTATTAGAATACGCTTCGTATGTTGGAAATTATTACGGAACTCCACTAGATTATGTGAATGAAACACTTGATTCTGGCAGAGACGTATTTTTAGAAATTGAAGTTCAAGGTGCAGCTCAAGTTCGTGAGAAAGCACCGAATGCCTTATTTATTTTCTTAGCTCCTCCAAGTCTATCAGCTCTCGAAGAGCGCTTAGTTGGTAGAGGGACAGAAACAGATGATGTGATTGCTTCTCGTATTCAAGCAGCAAAGCAAGAACTAGAAATGATGAATTTATACGATTATGTCGTAGAAAATGATGAAGTGACAAAAGCTTGTGACCGTATTAATGCAATCGTAATGGCAGAACATTGCCGCAGAGAACGTGTAGAAAAACGATATTATCGTATGTTGGAGGGAAAATAA
- the rpoZ gene encoding DNA-directed RNA polymerase subunit omega → MLYPSVDSLKSKIDSKYSLVSLASKRARQMQEQGGEKLDDYVSEKYVGKALEEVAQGALKKVKQDADAIYEDEV, encoded by the coding sequence ATGTTATATCCATCAGTGGATTCATTAAAAAGCAAAATTGATTCAAAGTATTCTTTAGTAAGTCTTGCGTCAAAGCGTGCACGTCAAATGCAAGAACAAGGTGGAGAAAAGCTAGATGATTACGTATCTGAAAAGTACGTAGGAAAAGCTTTAGAAGAAGTAGCGCAAGGAGCTCTTAAGAAAGTGAAACAAGATGCCGACGCTATTTATGAAGACGAAGTATAA
- the coaBC gene encoding bifunctional phosphopantothenoylcysteine decarboxylase/phosphopantothenate--cysteine ligase CoaBC: MLMNKNILLCVTGGIAVYKSVALVSKLVQAGASVKVIMTDSAKQFVQPLSFQVMSRNDVYDDTFDEKDSRVIAHIDLADWADLVLVAPATANVIAKMANGLADDMVTTTLLATTAPIWVAPAMNVHMYDHPAVKRNIEQLALDGVSFIEPSEGFLACGYVGKGRLEEPEKIVELVSAFFNEKTGLTQEARPLAGKKVVVTAGPTRERIDPVRYLSNFSSGKMGFAMAEAVAKLGADTILISGPVSEKVPENVHYIPVESAQDMLRAVENEFPTADWVIKSAAVADYRPAVVHSKKMKKQPGNAVLELERTTDILATLGERKTHQLLIGFAAETNDVETYAKEKLARKNADYILANDVSEEGSGFGTDTNRIHLFGKNNHYHEFPQMTKSALAMDIVRKIVELERERQ, from the coding sequence TTGTTGATGAATAAAAATATCCTTCTATGTGTAACCGGCGGTATTGCTGTCTATAAATCGGTTGCATTAGTTAGTAAACTCGTTCAAGCGGGAGCCTCAGTAAAGGTGATCATGACAGATTCAGCGAAGCAATTTGTTCAACCACTATCCTTCCAAGTAATGTCTCGAAACGATGTGTATGATGATACATTCGATGAGAAAGATTCTCGAGTCATTGCCCACATCGATTTGGCAGATTGGGCAGATCTTGTATTGGTGGCTCCTGCAACTGCCAATGTCATAGCGAAGATGGCAAATGGATTGGCAGACGATATGGTCACAACGACTTTATTAGCAACTACAGCACCAATATGGGTTGCGCCAGCCATGAATGTTCATATGTATGATCATCCTGCTGTAAAGCGCAATATTGAACAGCTCGCATTAGATGGGGTTTCATTTATCGAACCGTCTGAAGGCTTTTTAGCATGTGGATATGTTGGAAAAGGACGATTAGAAGAGCCTGAAAAAATAGTGGAACTAGTGTCAGCATTTTTTAATGAGAAAACCGGTTTAACACAAGAGGCTAGACCGTTAGCAGGAAAAAAAGTTGTTGTCACTGCTGGTCCAACTCGTGAACGAATAGATCCAGTACGATATTTATCGAACTTTTCATCAGGAAAAATGGGCTTCGCGATGGCCGAAGCTGTGGCTAAATTAGGAGCAGATACGATATTAATTAGTGGACCAGTATCAGAAAAAGTGCCAGAAAATGTTCACTACATACCAGTCGAAAGTGCGCAAGATATGTTGCGTGCAGTGGAAAACGAGTTTCCAACGGCGGACTGGGTCATTAAATCAGCGGCGGTTGCAGACTATCGTCCAGCAGTTGTTCATTCCAAAAAAATGAAAAAACAGCCTGGAAATGCCGTTTTAGAATTAGAGAGAACGACCGATATTTTAGCGACTTTAGGGGAACGAAAAACACATCAACTACTGATTGGGTTTGCAGCAGAAACGAATGATGTGGAGACGTATGCGAAAGAGAAATTGGCGCGGAAAAATGCCGATTACATTTTAGCGAATGATGTGTCTGAGGAAGGAAGTGGATTCGGTACGGATACTAATCGAATTCATCTTTTTGGAAAAAATAATCACTATCATGAATTCCCTCAAATGACAAAATCCGCATTGGCAATGGATATTGTGCGGAAAATCGTGGAACTAGAGCGTGAAAGACAATGA